Within the Wolbachia pipientis genome, the region AATCCTATTAGTGCAATTATAAACAAAAAAGGTGCAGGAATGAAAAGTACGTTCATATTCACAATCAATCCTGCTATCACTTTAATGACTGTATGACCAGCAATCATATTTGCTGCAAGCCTTATTGATAGGCTAATCGGCCTTACTAAATAAGTAAGCAGCTTAATAATAATTATTATAGGTGCAAGCCACCAAGGAGTTCCTTTTGGTAGCAATATGCGTAAAAATCCTACTCCCCTTTTGTTAAATCCAACAATTGTTATATAAATAAAAACTACCATCGACAAAGCAAAAGTGACTATCACATGACTTGTAACCGTAAAGCTATAAGGAAGAATACCAACTAAATTACACGATAAAATGAAAATAAATACTGTAAATATCAAAGGAATGTGCTCCAAACCTTTGCTTCCAGTGTTACTTTC harbors:
- a CDS encoding F0F1 ATP synthase subunit A; protein product: MALNPLEQFKVYTIIELPRLFGYDVSFTNSSLFMMISVILVILFLLFGIKKGSVIPGYLQAAVEYVYDFVISIIESNTGSKGLEHIPLIFTVFIFILSCNLVGILPYSFTVTSHVIVTFALSMVVFIYITIVGFNKRGVGFLRILLPKGTPWWLAPIIIIIKLLTYLVRPISLSIRLAANMIAGHTVIKVIAGLIVNMNVLFIPAPFLFIIALIGFEVFVAILQAYIFTILTCVYLSDTVK